A region of Allocoleopsis franciscana PCC 7113 DNA encodes the following proteins:
- the argG gene encoding argininosuccinate synthase, whose amino-acid sequence MKAQDLKGKTIAFAGSGGLDSCTITRWLTDQGVRVVCFTADLGQPDEDDTEAIRQRMLLAGAADFVLLPVREAIAQAGLSVIQSQACYEGRYWNTTGIARCVLAKAMIQAMQEKGLTIFSHGATGRGNDQVRFQLITNMLAPEFDVYAPWRDEEFLARFPGRSEMIDFCEEKGLSVSATKDKPYSTDANLLGLTHESGLLESLSTPAHFVKPIMGCYPADAPDQAEEFTVHFEQGRPVAINGSPMDLVEAFVETNAIGGRHGIGIGTHLVENRFVGIKSRGVYESPGVEILGTCYALLLQLILDRRAREFFDQLSLLIAKQIYQGYWFDLATQMALQAIQPTAKLATGTITVSLYKGNISFVSATNTAHSLYSEENASMEGIGSYNHADSEGLLRVLGVSARVLATSGQIKD is encoded by the coding sequence ATGAAAGCTCAGGATTTGAAAGGAAAAACGATCGCATTTGCAGGTTCTGGTGGTTTGGATAGCTGCACCATCACCCGTTGGCTGACGGATCAGGGGGTACGGGTTGTGTGTTTTACCGCTGACCTAGGGCAACCGGATGAAGACGATACAGAAGCCATCCGTCAGCGGATGCTCTTAGCAGGGGCAGCGGATTTTGTCTTGTTACCAGTGCGAGAAGCGATCGCACAAGCGGGTCTTAGCGTGATTCAATCTCAAGCCTGCTATGAGGGACGCTACTGGAATACGACAGGCATTGCTCGGTGTGTCCTTGCCAAAGCCATGATTCAGGCGATGCAAGAAAAAGGGCTGACCATCTTCAGTCATGGTGCAACCGGACGGGGTAATGACCAAGTGCGTTTTCAACTAATCACCAATATGCTGGCTCCAGAGTTTGATGTGTATGCACCTTGGCGGGACGAGGAATTTTTAGCTCGTTTTCCGGGTCGCAGTGAGATGATTGACTTCTGTGAAGAAAAGGGACTCTCTGTCTCGGCGACAAAAGATAAGCCTTATTCTACAGATGCCAATTTGTTGGGTCTTACCCACGAATCGGGATTACTGGAATCTTTATCAACTCCGGCGCATTTTGTCAAGCCCATTATGGGTTGCTATCCTGCCGATGCTCCCGATCAAGCGGAGGAGTTCACGGTACACTTTGAGCAAGGTCGTCCAGTTGCGATCAACGGTAGTCCGATGGACTTAGTGGAGGCATTTGTTGAGACGAATGCGATCGGTGGGCGTCATGGTATTGGGATTGGCACTCATTTAGTCGAAAATCGGTTTGTAGGAATTAAGTCACGGGGAGTTTATGAAAGCCCAGGTGTAGAAATACTAGGAACTTGCTATGCCTTGTTGCTGCAATTGATTTTAGATCGCCGTGCTCGTGAATTCTTTGACCAATTATCTTTATTAATTGCCAAGCAAATCTATCAAGGGTATTGGTTTGACTTAGCGACTCAGATGGCATTGCAAGCGATTCAACCCACAGCAAAATTAGCGACAGGAACGATTACTGTTTCTCTGTACAAAGGAAATATCTCGTTTGTTTCGGCAACCAATACAGCTCATTCTCTCTACTCAGAAGAAAATGCTTCGATGGAAGGGATTGGTAGTTATAATCATGCCGATTCGGAGGGATTGTTACGAGTGTTGGGTGTCAGTGCGCGTGTACTGGCGACGAGTGGTCAAATTAAGGACTGA
- a CDS encoding LuxR C-terminal-related transcriptional regulator, translating to MTTPQPISILLVDDDQRFRKGLQTLLDFYNNNGAFRFEIVGEAASVEQALKLAVEQHPALILLDLEIPPSDGITALLRLGELSYKGKALILSAHREDEWVFRAMQAGAHGYVFKDRIASQLCEAIATVMNHEIYLAPEVATHFFRLFHFYAGRSLQACESIHLTEREREVLHWLVQGASNEQIAEHLYITVATVKAHLTAIFEKLKVTSRTQAIVKALKLGLVCA from the coding sequence ATGACCACCCCTCAGCCAATTTCCATTCTGTTAGTGGATGATGACCAGCGCTTTCGCAAGGGATTACAAACCTTGCTTGACTTCTACAACAATAATGGGGCATTTCGATTTGAGATTGTCGGTGAAGCCGCCTCGGTGGAGCAAGCGCTCAAGTTGGCAGTGGAGCAACACCCAGCTTTAATTCTGCTCGATTTAGAGATACCTCCCAGTGATGGAATAACAGCACTGCTCCGTCTAGGAGAGTTGTCTTACAAAGGTAAAGCCCTCATTTTGTCAGCTCACCGAGAAGACGAATGGGTGTTTCGAGCGATGCAGGCCGGAGCTCATGGCTATGTATTTAAAGACCGGATTGCCAGTCAGTTGTGTGAAGCGATCGCAACCGTCATGAATCATGAAATCTATCTAGCTCCAGAAGTTGCCACGCACTTTTTCCGACTGTTTCATTTCTACGCCGGACGTTCGCTTCAGGCTTGTGAATCCATTCACTTGACCGAACGAGAGCGAGAAGTTTTACACTGGTTAGTCCAGGGAGCGTCTAACGAACAAATCGCCGAACATCTTTACATTACCGTCGCTACCGTTAAAGCTCATCTAACTGCCATCTTTGAAAAACTAAAAGTTACTAGCCGGACTCAGGCCATTGTCAAAGCTTTAAAACTAGGTTTGGTTTGTGCTTAA
- a CDS encoding ATP-binding protein, which produces MKGNTKNNWQEANQQSLMTALAEVREALEAKVKGDGNMGKSSTSAPVSPAPALDQVCTTFGLSLFERDVLLLCAGMDLDSHWASLCADAQGDSKKNYPTFSLALAVLREPCWNALTPAAPLRRWRLIELGTSNALTTAPLRLDERILHYLAGVPYLDERLMGMVESVRVPSSLIESQRQLAEQLAATWRQASDVQALPIVQLCGDELASKRAIAAAACNLLGFNLNALSAHALPTSSNDLHQLLQLWKREAALSQSILLLDCDDSNTNDTAREDAIALFIERISSPLIVTTRDRRPPKQRSLVTFDVHKPTTNEQRGIWNQALGENVSELNGLVDTLVSQFNLNTAGIHAASVQAMGKWNTQETARPEDEGNGSEAQPETQNSALSTLLWDTCRSQARPQLNDLAQHIESSATWNDLVLPERERQILRDIAAHLRQRAKVYEGWGFAGKGGRGLGISALFAGASGTGKTMAAEVLAEELRLDLYRIDLSSVVSKYIGETEKNLRRVFDAAEGGGTILLFDEADALFGKRSDVKDSHDRYANMEVSYLLQRMEAYRGLAILTTNLKDALDTAFLRRIRFIVRFPFPDATQRAEIWQRIFPSQTPTQDLDVKKLAKLNVAGGNIRNIALNAAFLAADAGESVGMKHLLQSAQSEYLKLERPLTDVEVKGWV; this is translated from the coding sequence ATGAAGGGTAACACCAAGAACAATTGGCAAGAAGCGAACCAGCAGTCTTTAATGACAGCACTGGCTGAGGTGCGTGAGGCATTAGAGGCCAAAGTTAAGGGAGATGGGAACATGGGGAAAAGTTCAACCTCTGCTCCTGTTTCACCAGCTCCCGCCTTAGATCAAGTCTGTACGACCTTTGGCTTATCGTTATTTGAGCGGGATGTGCTGCTGCTGTGCGCTGGCATGGATCTCGATAGCCATTGGGCTTCTTTGTGTGCCGATGCTCAGGGTGATTCAAAGAAAAATTATCCTACCTTTAGTTTGGCCTTGGCGGTGCTGCGAGAACCGTGTTGGAATGCGCTGACTCCGGCTGCTCCCCTACGGCGGTGGCGGCTAATTGAATTGGGGACTAGCAATGCTCTGACGACTGCGCCGTTACGTCTGGATGAGCGAATTTTGCACTATTTGGCGGGTGTCCCCTATCTGGATGAGCGGCTGATGGGGATGGTGGAGTCGGTGCGCGTTCCAAGTTCTCTGATCGAGTCGCAGCGGCAACTAGCTGAGCAGTTAGCCGCTACCTGGCGGCAGGCATCGGATGTACAAGCTTTACCGATTGTGCAGTTGTGCGGGGATGAGCTGGCGAGTAAACGAGCGATCGCTGCTGCTGCTTGTAACTTGTTAGGATTTAATCTAAATGCCCTATCCGCTCATGCCCTTCCAACCAGTTCTAATGACCTGCATCAATTGCTCCAATTGTGGAAGCGAGAAGCGGCTTTGAGCCAGTCGATTCTCCTGCTGGACTGTGATGATAGCAATACGAATGATACGGCACGAGAAGATGCGATCGCACTTTTTATTGAGCGGATTAGTAGTCCGCTGATTGTCACAACTCGCGATCGACGCCCCCCTAAACAACGCTCTTTGGTTACGTTTGATGTGCATAAACCCACAACTAACGAACAGCGTGGTATTTGGAACCAGGCTTTGGGCGAAAACGTTTCAGAGCTAAATGGGCTAGTGGATACCTTAGTATCACAGTTCAATCTCAACACGGCTGGAATTCACGCCGCTAGTGTTCAGGCAATGGGGAAATGGAACACACAGGAGACGGCACGCCCAGAAGACGAAGGGAACGGGAGCGAGGCTCAACCTGAGACTCAAAACTCAGCCCTCAGTACACTTTTGTGGGACACCTGCCGTTCTCAAGCTCGACCTCAGTTGAATGACTTAGCGCAACATATCGAATCGTCTGCCACTTGGAATGATTTGGTGTTGCCGGAACGAGAACGCCAGATTCTGCGTGACATCGCCGCCCATCTGCGTCAACGGGCTAAGGTGTACGAAGGTTGGGGCTTTGCGGGAAAAGGTGGACGAGGTTTAGGCATCAGTGCTTTGTTTGCAGGTGCTAGCGGTACCGGTAAGACGATGGCGGCGGAGGTGCTAGCGGAGGAATTGCGGCTAGATCTTTACCGCATTGACTTAAGTTCAGTGGTGAGTAAGTATATCGGCGAGACGGAGAAGAATCTGCGGCGTGTGTTTGACGCCGCTGAAGGCGGTGGGACTATCTTACTGTTCGATGAAGCAGATGCCTTGTTTGGTAAACGCTCTGATGTCAAAGATTCCCACGATCGCTATGCGAATATGGAGGTGAGCTATCTGTTGCAGCGGATGGAAGCTTACCGAGGTTTGGCGATTCTCACCACTAACTTGAAAGACGCCTTAGATACGGCCTTTCTGCGCCGCATCCGTTTCATCGTCCGCTTCCCCTTCCCAGATGCTACCCAGCGGGCTGAGATTTGGCAGCGCATTTTCCCCAGTCAGACGCCAACACAGGATTTAGATGTGAAGAAGCTGGCGAAACTCAATGTTGCGGGGGGGAATATCCGCAATATTGCCCTCAATGCTGCCTTCTTAGCGGCGGATGCTGGGGAGTCAGTGGGGATGAAACACTTGTTGCAGTCGGCTCAAAGTGAATATTTGAAGTTGGAAAGACCCTTAACCGATGTTGAAGTGAAGGGTTGGGTGTGA
- a CDS encoding eCIS core domain-containing protein, translating to MDTRLQNQAKAASTPSVSPVQAGLFQSRPFSDSEQEAAEASDSFHQPPNLPTKLEPASRFGHNFSRVQVQTNTPAAIQAQLVNRQPEEQQDEEEANGVAQPLKMMAPPIGEPIERESSEESIQMLPDWGKRTLAIQRQEEEEALQMMPQVGFLTPVIQREEYEEDPIQMMPQWGMLQRLPQEEDDLPMQMMPQWGVIQRQESEAEEEPIQMKWLQPKLVVGAPGDKYEQEADSVAAQVMSMSNPPDNSGLIQRQEEEEPESLVQRSSLVDSITPLVQRQTEEQEDAIQAKSLLQRRGKGNAEAGSDVESQLNQSKGGGSPLPDEVRSFMEPRFGTDFSSVRVHTDSTAVQMNKDLRAQAFAHGTDIYYGAGKSPGTDALTAHELTHVVQQTGAKKLQQKPILTRKENKEAVQPLTPNQELRHSPLEAKSGEIEESHNILQAKKLPHSMSAVTWYKEQQSSLLEEEEAKKPAEAKPLSGGNPEHALEGNTHLEENVKRWGDKAVAKAKPQIDFKEAKSKTELASEAAKEIKTAGKLDLTAAKTDAPPSEHQVKSASKVDTPESHHSVGAKADAGKLAGLVLPATNKEVTPESKAATSPPPQAAAQKAQTENKAKDQPATEATTAAPATASPVVAAPPALESGGETVEEATGTSDVQEEEIAAAEQAPPGSAELEPAERDAALASVAEGSGGGGEAVGGGGGGGGAAIADKPTPPAPNVSQAEPSAALSAVSNLPPAQLLGALGGVGAAVGTSVGKQRAELAANPPQMERPTGSPMTSVGPAADRSTPSGKNPKAVAKTPEGQAKPVLQPKPVALSAIPPVAKIPQPQVKGDAEGKLDAGDAQKLQASLRSLPTSDPGLQQVSACAPPHLELQGNADPQQAQQQRGELEKGIADAHSKGQQELAQPMGENEIYPKVPQETLRAEGIGGGGGATAGGAAKVAEGGATGGGEAGDEAVSIIAQQEHGQQIQAGVAKAQAEIAAKRQEHSTKVEEEKARSHQEIAQLQSENSAQQAAERSKAQAEVQQQRSAWQKEQDVLITKSRKDADEAVSKGNKDVQQEQTQAESQAAEHIQKGEEEAAVARQKGEQDAEKERQKGEEESGGILGWLADKAKAFFDGIKQAIQKAFEVARAAVKAAIEGAQKLATAVIETARQAIVGIIKAVGAALIAIGDVLLAAFPEIRDRFRNAIKGVVKAAETAVNALADTLKKSVQAALNLLGKGLDAALGLLEKGMMAAVDIAKTAVQGAIKLADAAIKAVGAFAVLVKDVAANPSQWLSNLGAGANDGIKNHFWAAFQTAVKEWFSQKVEEVLGLGMTVWNVLKQGGINTAEVGKMAWEGIKSAIPAVLIGLLIEKVVSMIVPAAGTVLLIIEGLQAAWGTVSRILQAFERFMAFLKAVKTGQAGPPFGAALAAAGVVVIDFVSNWLLKRLRGPASKVAGKIKEIAKKIGNKVKNVAKKLGKKFGKLKDKFFGKKRGKGNKDKKAAETNHKDKKKDSRTTAQKSQDLQKAVEEVKALTRNKLIRGPILKIALLRIKSKYKLTILKATKVGRASEFKTYAKINPDITFEIAFVHEDASRIAKAALPRINALNDKSLEKIKQIVEQVKNQQVNPGYLLEWGTPGEHKQTPVYLVFDKDKGNKALIGEIWQEKPYIEKNKLGGHPSQKLFEYKADKKEYVLDKKGQYVVRYLYRNIAAKDVETLADKRKNHIEPTGSRSRVTPLEHVMGHKPSPYTSATKTKGGQIENPSGETFDHYGRVKLDLLYIDPQNILDVSTKVGQEEWGFRSAGVAPAVLQAIKDVERTQEVLIKGIIPRDAIEDLRTKE from the coding sequence ATGGATACCCGACTGCAAAACCAGGCGAAAGCTGCTTCAACGCCCTCTGTTTCGCCTGTACAGGCGGGCTTATTCCAGTCGCGTCCTTTTAGTGACTCAGAGCAAGAGGCGGCTGAAGCGAGTGACTCATTCCATCAGCCACCTAACCTGCCAACCAAACTGGAACCCGCTTCGCGTTTCGGTCATAACTTTAGTCGAGTACAGGTACAAACCAATACACCAGCAGCCATTCAAGCGCAGCTCGTCAATAGGCAGCCAGAAGAGCAGCAGGACGAAGAGGAAGCGAATGGGGTGGCACAGCCGCTCAAGATGATGGCTCCACCTATCGGCGAGCCAATTGAGCGGGAATCCTCAGAAGAGTCGATTCAGATGCTGCCTGACTGGGGCAAGCGCACTCTGGCTATTCAACGTCAAGAGGAAGAAGAGGCGCTTCAAATGATGCCCCAAGTGGGCTTCCTGACTCCGGTTATTCAACGTGAAGAGTACGAAGAAGATCCAATTCAGATGATGCCTCAGTGGGGTATGTTGCAACGATTGCCCCAAGAGGAAGACGATTTACCCATGCAAATGATGCCTCAATGGGGTGTCATTCAACGCCAAGAGTCGGAGGCGGAAGAAGAGCCGATTCAGATGAAATGGCTTCAGCCTAAGCTCGTTGTCGGTGCTCCAGGGGATAAGTATGAGCAGGAAGCGGACTCGGTGGCGGCTCAGGTGATGTCGATGAGCAATCCACCGGATAACTCAGGACTAATTCAGCGCCAAGAGGAGGAAGAGCCGGAATCACTGGTGCAAAGGTCGTCTTTGGTAGACTCTATCACTCCCTTGGTTCAGCGCCAAACTGAGGAGCAAGAGGACGCGATTCAAGCCAAGTCATTGCTGCAACGGAGGGGAAAGGGTAACGCTGAAGCGGGTAGCGATGTAGAGAGTCAGCTTAATCAGAGTAAGGGCGGAGGTAGTCCTTTACCGGATGAAGTGCGTAGTTTCATGGAGCCTCGCTTCGGTACTGATTTTAGCTCGGTGCGGGTGCATACTGACTCGACTGCCGTCCAGATGAATAAGGATTTGCGTGCTCAAGCGTTTGCTCATGGCACTGATATCTACTATGGGGCAGGGAAGTCTCCTGGGACGGATGCGTTGACGGCTCATGAGCTGACCCATGTGGTGCAGCAGACGGGAGCCAAGAAACTCCAGCAAAAGCCTATCCTAACCCGGAAGGAAAATAAAGAAGCCGTCCAGCCGTTGACACCCAACCAAGAATTGCGTCATTCGCCACTGGAGGCGAAATCAGGAGAAATAGAGGAAAGCCACAACATCCTCCAAGCGAAGAAACTGCCGCATTCCATGTCGGCAGTAACCTGGTACAAGGAGCAGCAATCGTCACTCCTCGAAGAGGAGGAAGCTAAAAAACCTGCTGAAGCCAAGCCGCTTTCCGGTGGCAACCCCGAACATGCTTTAGAAGGAAATACACATCTAGAAGAAAATGTCAAGAGATGGGGGGATAAGGCAGTTGCTAAAGCCAAACCCCAAATCGACTTTAAGGAAGCCAAGTCTAAAACTGAGCTAGCCTCGGAAGCAGCCAAAGAAATAAAGACCGCAGGCAAACTTGATTTAACGGCGGCAAAAACCGATGCTCCCCCGTCAGAGCATCAAGTTAAGTCGGCATCTAAAGTCGATACTCCTGAAAGTCACCACAGTGTTGGAGCCAAAGCGGACGCAGGGAAGTTAGCGGGTTTAGTTTTGCCTGCAACAAATAAGGAGGTTACCCCGGAAAGCAAAGCCGCAACCTCGCCTCCGCCGCAAGCAGCAGCACAGAAAGCTCAAACAGAGAACAAGGCAAAAGACCAGCCAGCGACAGAAGCCACTACCGCAGCACCTGCTACTGCCTCTCCAGTCGTCGCCGCACCGCCTGCACTAGAATCCGGTGGGGAGACAGTAGAGGAAGCTACCGGAACGTCTGATGTACAAGAGGAGGAAATCGCCGCCGCAGAACAAGCCCCTCCGGGCAGTGCAGAGCTAGAACCGGCTGAGCGTGACGCCGCCTTAGCTTCTGTAGCTGAAGGTTCTGGCGGGGGGGGTGAAGCCGTTGGAGGTGGCGGCGGTGGTGGAGGTGCTGCGATCGCAGATAAACCCACTCCACCCGCACCCAATGTTTCTCAAGCTGAACCATCAGCGGCACTATCAGCAGTGAGTAACCTGCCCCCAGCCCAACTCCTAGGCGCACTGGGAGGCGTTGGTGCGGCTGTGGGAACTTCAGTGGGCAAGCAACGTGCTGAACTGGCTGCTAATCCACCGCAAATGGAGCGTCCAACGGGTTCACCTATGACTAGCGTTGGGCCGGCAGCAGACCGCTCAACGCCTTCAGGAAAAAACCCCAAGGCTGTCGCAAAGACGCCAGAAGGTCAAGCCAAGCCCGTTTTGCAACCCAAACCCGTAGCACTTTCTGCAATACCGCCCGTCGCTAAGATTCCCCAACCTCAAGTGAAAGGCGATGCTGAGGGTAAGCTCGATGCAGGTGACGCTCAAAAGTTGCAAGCCTCATTACGTAGCCTACCGACAAGCGACCCAGGTTTACAACAAGTGAGTGCTTGTGCGCCGCCGCATCTGGAACTGCAAGGCAACGCTGACCCACAACAGGCTCAACAGCAGCGAGGAGAACTGGAAAAAGGCATCGCAGATGCTCATAGCAAGGGGCAACAAGAGTTAGCCCAACCGATGGGTGAAAACGAGATTTACCCGAAGGTACCCCAAGAAACCTTACGCGCTGAGGGAATCGGTGGTGGCGGAGGTGCGACGGCTGGGGGTGCAGCAAAAGTGGCTGAAGGAGGTGCCACAGGTGGAGGTGAGGCTGGAGACGAAGCGGTGTCCATCATTGCCCAGCAAGAACATGGTCAACAAATCCAGGCAGGAGTTGCCAAGGCACAGGCGGAAATCGCCGCCAAGCGACAAGAACACAGCACCAAGGTAGAGGAAGAGAAAGCCCGTTCTCACCAGGAAATCGCCCAACTGCAATCGGAAAATTCAGCCCAACAGGCAGCAGAACGAAGCAAAGCGCAGGCGGAAGTTCAGCAGCAGCGCAGTGCTTGGCAGAAAGAACAGGATGTCCTGATTACAAAGTCTCGCAAAGACGCTGACGAAGCAGTCTCTAAGGGCAATAAGGATGTCCAGCAGGAGCAAACTCAGGCTGAGTCTCAGGCAGCTGAGCATATCCAGAAAGGAGAGGAAGAAGCCGCAGTCGCACGTCAAAAAGGCGAACAAGACGCCGAAAAAGAGCGACAGAAGGGTGAGGAAGAGTCTGGCGGAATATTGGGTTGGCTGGCAGACAAAGCGAAAGCGTTTTTTGATGGGATTAAACAGGCCATTCAAAAAGCCTTTGAGGTGGCACGCGCTGCGGTGAAGGCGGCGATTGAAGGGGCGCAGAAATTGGCGACGGCTGTGATTGAAACAGCGCGTCAAGCGATCGTGGGTATTATCAAGGCGGTGGGAGCCGCGTTAATTGCGATTGGCGATGTATTGCTGGCGGCTTTCCCAGAAATTCGCGATCGCTTCCGCAATGCGATCAAAGGTGTAGTGAAGGCAGCCGAAACCGCTGTCAACGCCCTAGCCGACACTCTCAAAAAGAGTGTACAGGCAGCTCTCAACCTGCTGGGCAAGGGACTGGATGCCGCCCTAGGACTCTTAGAGAAAGGCATGATGGCGGCGGTGGATATCGCCAAGACAGCGGTTCAGGGAGCGATTAAGCTTGCCGATGCTGCGATTAAAGCTGTTGGGGCTTTCGCTGTGCTGGTTAAGGACGTAGCTGCCAACCCAAGTCAGTGGTTAAGTAACTTGGGCGCTGGGGCTAATGATGGTATCAAGAATCACTTCTGGGCAGCCTTCCAGACAGCGGTGAAGGAGTGGTTTAGCCAGAAGGTCGAAGAAGTACTCGGTTTAGGAATGACCGTTTGGAATGTCCTCAAGCAGGGTGGGATTAACACCGCTGAGGTCGGCAAGATGGCTTGGGAAGGGATTAAGTCAGCAATTCCCGCTGTCCTCATTGGGCTTCTGATTGAGAAGGTGGTATCGATGATTGTGCCTGCTGCGGGTACGGTGCTGCTGATTATCGAGGGGCTGCAAGCGGCTTGGGGTACTGTTAGCCGCATTCTTCAGGCGTTTGAGCGCTTTATGGCTTTCCTGAAGGCAGTCAAGACGGGGCAAGCTGGGCCTCCCTTCGGTGCGGCTTTGGCGGCAGCTGGTGTGGTCGTGATTGATTTTGTGTCCAACTGGCTGCTAAAGCGTTTGCGTGGCCCTGCTAGTAAAGTGGCTGGGAAGATTAAGGAGATTGCCAAGAAAATTGGGAATAAGGTTAAGAACGTTGCCAAGAAGTTAGGGAAGAAGTTCGGCAAACTGAAGGATAAGTTCTTTGGTAAGAAGCGCGGTAAGGGCAACAAGGATAAAAAAGCGGCTGAGACTAATCATAAGGATAAAAAGAAAGATAGCCGTACCACGGCGCAGAAGTCTCAGGATTTGCAGAAAGCCGTTGAAGAAGTTAAAGCTTTGACCAGAAATAAGCTGATTCGTGGACCGATCTTGAAGATCGCACTTTTACGTATTAAAAGTAAATACAAGCTGACAATATTAAAAGCTACTAAAGTCGGCAGAGCTAGCGAATTCAAAACTTACGCAAAAATTAATCCAGATATAACCTTTGAGATAGCTTTCGTACATGAGGATGCTTCCCGTATAGCTAAGGCAGCTCTTCCAAGAATTAATGCATTAAATGACAAAAGCTTGGAAAAGATAAAGCAAATAGTTGAACAAGTTAAAAACCAGCAGGTAAATCCTGGCTACTTATTAGAATGGGGGACTCCTGGTGAGCATAAACAAACTCCTGTTTATTTAGTGTTTGATAAAGACAAAGGCAACAAAGCATTAATAGGAGAAATTTGGCAGGAGAAACCCTATATAGAAAAGAATAAGCTAGGGGGGCATCCCAGCCAAAAGCTATTTGAATACAAAGCAGACAAAAAAGAATATGTATTGGATAAAAAGGGACAGTACGTAGTCAGATACCTTTACAGAAATATTGCAGCGAAAGATGTTGAAACCTTAGCAGATAAGCGTAAAAATCATATTGAACCCACTGGTTCAAGATCGCGTGTAACTCCCTTGGAACATGTAATGGGTCACAAACCATCACCATATACCTCTGCTACAAAAACTAAAGGGGGTCAAATTGAAAATCCCAGTGGTGAAACTTTTGATCATTATGGAAGGGTAAAACTTGACTTACTGTATATAGACCCTCAAAATATTTTGGATGTAAGTACAAAAGTTGGTCAGGAAGAATGGGGTTTCCGGTCAGCAGGCGTAGCTCCTGCTGTATTACAAGCAATAAAAGACGTTGAACGTACTCAAGAAGTATTGATAAAGGGAATCATTCCACGAGATGCTATAGAAGATTTACGAACAAAGGAATAG
- a CDS encoding DUF4255 domain-containing protein, translating into MSNYLAIATVTATLQRTLQATIQVDVDGARVTTVRPDSVGSGTPETGVNLYLYNVAHNPAWGNADLRTRNTERDFLKRPLVALDLHYLISCYGNENELEPQRLMGSVVRTFHARSILTREVIEDTVADSTYSYLADSNLADQMETVKLIPLSLSMDELSNLWSVFLQTPHSLSVAYEARVVLIESDDIPQRALPVRERRFFAAPNQPQIEQVVPQSGRLQPILADSTLIIQGQRLQSNLTLLSIGGVKITPQQVSTNQIVLPLSSLPQGSLRAGVQSLQVIHPRSTPTRMGRNARVPSQEMRGIESNVAAFVVRPTIQETSLSNLDETADDLRTAQVTVDIDLPIAKTQRVVLLLNERSIERPAAYLFDAAPRTADTNSLTFSIYDVKPGEYLVRVQVDGAESLLNVDTNSNSPTFEQYIGPTVVIP; encoded by the coding sequence ATGAGTAATTATTTGGCGATCGCCACAGTAACCGCAACCTTGCAAAGAACCTTGCAGGCAACTATACAGGTAGATGTAGATGGTGCAAGGGTGACAACCGTTCGTCCCGATAGTGTCGGGAGTGGTACGCCAGAAACCGGGGTTAACCTTTATCTGTACAACGTCGCTCACAATCCGGCTTGGGGTAATGCGGATTTGCGTACTCGTAACACAGAGCGAGATTTCCTCAAGCGCCCTTTAGTGGCACTAGACTTGCACTACCTGATTAGTTGTTATGGTAATGAAAATGAGTTGGAACCCCAACGCCTGATGGGTAGTGTTGTTCGCACGTTTCATGCGCGATCGATATTGACGCGGGAAGTGATTGAGGACACCGTAGCCGACTCCACCTATAGTTACCTGGCAGACTCTAACCTGGCAGATCAGATGGAGACGGTAAAATTAATCCCCTTGTCCCTTTCAATGGATGAGTTATCTAATTTATGGTCTGTATTTTTACAGACGCCGCACTCTCTATCCGTGGCTTACGAGGCTAGGGTTGTCTTAATCGAAAGCGATGATATCCCGCAAAGAGCATTACCCGTGCGCGAACGCCGATTTTTTGCCGCACCCAATCAGCCTCAGATTGAACAAGTCGTCCCTCAATCAGGGAGGCTCCAGCCGATTTTGGCGGATAGTACCTTGATTATCCAAGGTCAGCGGTTGCAAAGTAACCTCACACTCTTAAGTATTGGTGGAGTGAAAATAACGCCCCAGCAAGTCAGTACAAACCAAATCGTCTTACCCCTTTCGTCACTGCCTCAGGGTTCGTTACGAGCGGGTGTGCAAAGCTTACAAGTGATTCATCCCAGATCAACCCCTACACGGATGGGACGCAATGCGAGAGTTCCTTCCCAGGAGATGCGCGGGATTGAATCGAATGTAGCCGCCTTTGTGGTACGCCCGACCATTCAGGAAACTAGTCTCTCAAACTTAGACGAAACGGCGGATGACTTACGCACGGCTCAAGTGACGGTGGACATTGATCTGCCGATCGCAAAAACGCAGCGAGTGGTATTACTCCTCAACGAACGCTCGATTGAAAGACCTGCCGCTTATTTATTCGATGCTGCACCACGAACAGCAGACACCAATTCGTTAACATTTTCTATCTATGATGTCAAGCCGGGAGAGTATCTGGTTCGTGTACAAGTGGACGGTGCCGAAAGTCTACTGAATGTAGATACCAACTCCAATAGTCCGACCTTTGAACAATATATTGGCCCTACCGTAGTCATCCCATGA